A window of Brassica napus cultivar Da-Ae chromosome A3 unlocalized genomic scaffold, Da-Ae chrA03_Random_13, whole genome shotgun sequence contains these coding sequences:
- the LOC106438134 gene encoding uncharacterized protein At2g38710, with protein MANREMAVYCFDTLVSHYNNEETPPPAFDDANHPLFVTWKKIVNGGEPRLRGCIGTLEARRLISGFKDYALTSALRDRRFPPIQSKELPFLQCTVSVLTDYETADDYLDWEVGKHGIIIEFTEPVSNTKRSATYLPEVPAHEGWTKIEAIDSLVRKAGYSGVK; from the exons atggcgAACAGAGAGATGGCAGTGTACTGTTTCGACACTTTGGTCTCTCACTACAACAACGAGGAGACTCCTCCACCTGCCTTTGACGACGCCAATCA TCCGTTGTTTGTGACGTGGAAGAAAATAGTGAATGGAGGGGAGCCTCGATTGCGTGGATGTATTGGTACACTGGAAGCACGCCGCTTGATCAGTGGCTTCAAGGATTATGCCTTGACCAG TGCCCTGAGGGATCGTAGGTTCCCACCAATACAGTCCAAAGAACTGCCATTTCTGCAATGTACCGTCTCTGTCTTGACTGATTATGAAACTGCTGACGATTATCTTGATTGGGAG GTGGGAAAGCATGGTATAATCATTGAGTTCACTGAACCTGTGTCTAACACAAAGCGAAGCGCCACGTATTTGCCTGAGGTCCCAGCTCATGAAG GCTGGACAAAGATAGAGGCAATAGATTCGCTGGTGCGTAAAGCAGGATACAGCGGGGTGAAATAA